A region from the Paenibacillus sp. FSL H8-0048 genome encodes:
- a CDS encoding DMT family transporter, whose amino-acid sequence MNAYMLLALAIVSEVFGSSMLKASNGFKKLLPSIAVAAGMGLAFFNLSLALKEIPLGTAYAIWSGVGTALTALVGVLVYKERLNVRKIAGLILIIGGVILLKLSTGV is encoded by the coding sequence TTGAATGCTTATATGTTATTAGCGTTAGCCATTGTGAGCGAGGTCTTCGGCAGCTCCATGCTGAAGGCATCGAACGGGTTCAAAAAGCTGCTTCCCTCCATAGCGGTGGCCGCCGGCATGGGGCTGGCGTTCTTCAATCTGTCGCTGGCGCTGAAGGAGATCCCTCTAGGGACAGCTTATGCCATCTGGTCCGGCGTAGGAACGGCGTTAACCGCACTGGTTGGTGTACTGGTCTATAAGGAACGTCTGAATGTGCGAAAAATAGCAGGCTTAATCCTCATCATCGGCGGTGTGATTCTGCTGAAGCTGTCAACGGGGGTGTAG
- a CDS encoding SGNH/GDSL hydrolase family protein, whose protein sequence is MSYNSHLQLQVQPLTEIKHLKIHGRTTGALNPLTLFWTGSAIEVNLQASELWLEVESGYDHHESWISVLINSVPVSRQMVNAGRHWVCIFRGMSPERVKNIRIVKEVQAMSGDPGAYLQFHAVRTDGSFLPVEAKPFRLEFIGDSITSGEGVIGAKSEEDWIPAWFSGVHNYTAITAGAVQAEFRVISQSGWGVLSSWDNNPGGNIPDIYEQVCGLLTGPRNEALGAHAMNDFAAWQPDVVVVNLGTNDDGAFNSPEWLDEDTGRIYKQRLNEDGSYHEEDLAAFEAAVTRFLAKLRSYNPGAHLLWVYGMLGLSLMPAIYRAVDEYMKSTGDKNVSVFQLPNVTNETMGARTHPGLPAHEQTARELSCYIRGLLSGS, encoded by the coding sequence ATGAGCTACAATTCGCATTTGCAGTTACAGGTACAGCCTTTGACAGAGATCAAGCACTTGAAGATTCATGGCAGAACGACCGGAGCGCTTAACCCTCTGACGTTATTCTGGACGGGCAGTGCGATAGAAGTGAACCTCCAGGCCTCCGAGCTGTGGCTTGAAGTGGAGTCCGGCTACGATCATCACGAGTCCTGGATCAGTGTGCTGATCAACTCCGTTCCCGTCAGCAGACAGATGGTGAATGCCGGAAGGCACTGGGTCTGCATATTCAGAGGAATGAGCCCTGAGCGGGTGAAGAATATCCGGATTGTAAAAGAGGTTCAGGCGATGAGCGGCGATCCCGGCGCCTATCTCCAGTTCCATGCGGTCCGCACTGACGGCAGCTTCCTGCCTGTTGAAGCGAAGCCGTTCCGGCTGGAGTTCATCGGTGACAGTATCACATCAGGTGAGGGTGTCATTGGCGCCAAAAGTGAAGAGGACTGGATTCCTGCCTGGTTCAGCGGCGTTCATAACTACACAGCGATAACTGCCGGGGCCGTGCAGGCCGAATTCAGGGTGATCTCGCAGAGCGGCTGGGGAGTGCTCTCCAGCTGGGACAACAATCCTGGAGGCAATATCCCTGACATCTACGAGCAGGTCTGCGGTCTGCTGACCGGTCCCCGTAATGAAGCGCTCGGGGCGCATGCGATGAATGATTTTGCGGCCTGGCAGCCGGATGTGGTAGTAGTTAACCTGGGCACCAATGATGACGGCGCGTTCAACTCCCCGGAATGGCTGGATGAGGACACCGGGCGCATCTATAAGCAGCGGCTGAATGAAGACGGAAGCTATCATGAGGAGGATCTGGCCGCCTTCGAGGCCGCGGTTACGAGGTTCCTGGCGAAGCTGAGAAGCTATAACCCCGGGGCGCATCTTCTCTGGGTGTATGGCATGCTGGGCCTCTCCCTGATGCCGGCGATCTACCGTGCAGTGGATGAATACATGAAGTCTACGGGCGACAAGAACGTGTCGGTGTTCCAGCTGCCGAATGTGACGAATGAAACGATGGGAGCACGGACCCATCCGGGCCTGCCGGCGCACGAGCAGACTGCCAGGGAGCTAAGCTGCTATATCCGGGGACTTTTGTCAGGGTCATGA
- a CDS encoding LTA synthase family protein — MPYKESRSLRKRSILFFSLIMLVKSYFAWYYLFEDGPTWTTWLKEIPFVLLLFCLIEWFATRHKVAIYLIVNLLITVLFFSLIVYHNHFGMIATSQVFGQVKQVGAVKKSIFAVVHPQYMLIFVDIIIISLIMLRRKKALAWKHSMSRPSNRKAVAILFCISLMLCMMNIFPNKASMNENVKAEQMGILNYEAYALLREPAEEPMDPAQISQAGIDMTKGIQPVAQPVMFGAAKGKNLIILQMESLQNFLINLSVDGTEITPNLNKLAGESYYFPRFFQQVGQGNTSDAEFIVNTSFYVPPDGPATDKYAPKELPSLPKLLEAQGYDTATFHTNNVEFWNRGELYKALGFNQYYDKTYFGEEDAVFYGSSDEVLYRKTSAELARMDQREQPFYAHVISMSSHNPFSIPESKYKMTLPERYEGTLVGDYIRAENYADYALGQFIEELKSSGVWDNSVVVLYGDHRGLPIFSLKDGDKVLLQEILEHDYNERDLINVPFIISATGVTTPALKEQLGGQVDILPTVSNLLGVPLDYHIHFGQDLLNQTTYNLLPQRYYLPTGSFVNNEELFLSGSGFEDGQHYTLSGDGTDLTQSTEDEFTRALELLRMSDSYVTQLRDRPVEDEPMSE, encoded by the coding sequence ATGCCTTATAAGGAATCACGTTCTCTTCGAAAAAGGTCGATTCTGTTCTTCTCGCTGATCATGCTCGTGAAGAGTTATTTCGCCTGGTATTACCTGTTCGAGGACGGTCCGACCTGGACCACCTGGCTGAAGGAAATCCCGTTCGTGCTGCTGCTGTTCTGTCTCATTGAATGGTTCGCCACGAGGCATAAGGTCGCCATCTATCTGATCGTCAATCTGCTCATTACCGTCCTGTTCTTCTCTCTCATCGTCTATCATAATCATTTTGGAATGATTGCTACGTCCCAAGTCTTCGGTCAGGTCAAGCAGGTAGGCGCCGTCAAAAAAAGTATATTCGCCGTCGTGCATCCGCAATATATGCTTATCTTCGTCGATATCATTATCATCAGCCTGATTATGCTCAGACGCAAAAAAGCGCTGGCCTGGAAGCATTCCATGTCCCGTCCCAGCAACCGCAAGGCGGTAGCTATCCTGTTCTGCATCTCGCTTATGCTGTGCATGATGAATATCTTTCCCAACAAAGCCAGTATGAATGAGAACGTCAAGGCAGAGCAAATGGGCATTCTCAATTATGAAGCCTACGCCCTGCTGCGTGAACCTGCCGAGGAGCCTATGGACCCTGCGCAGATCTCCCAGGCCGGCATTGACATGACGAAGGGTATCCAGCCTGTCGCCCAGCCGGTGATGTTCGGGGCCGCCAAGGGAAAGAACCTGATCATCCTGCAAATGGAATCGCTCCAGAACTTCCTGATCAATCTGTCGGTGGACGGAACCGAAATCACGCCGAATCTGAATAAGCTTGCCGGTGAGAGCTACTACTTCCCGCGCTTCTTTCAGCAGGTAGGCCAGGGCAATACTTCCGATGCCGAATTCATCGTCAACACTTCCTTTTATGTGCCGCCGGATGGTCCGGCCACAGATAAGTATGCTCCGAAGGAGCTGCCGAGTCTGCCGAAGCTGCTGGAGGCACAGGGCTACGACACTGCAACTTTTCATACCAACAATGTGGAGTTCTGGAACCGCGGGGAGCTGTATAAGGCACTGGGCTTCAATCAATATTACGACAAAACCTATTTCGGCGAAGAGGATGCAGTCTTCTACGGCTCCTCAGATGAAGTCCTGTACAGGAAGACCTCTGCAGAGCTTGCGCGTATGGATCAGCGTGAACAGCCCTTCTATGCTCATGTAATCTCAATGTCGTCACATAATCCGTTCTCGATTCCAGAGAGCAAATACAAGATGACCCTGCCGGAGCGTTACGAGGGAACGCTGGTCGGCGACTATATCCGGGCTGAGAACTATGCGGATTATGCGCTGGGCCAGTTCATAGAGGAGCTTAAGAGCAGCGGTGTGTGGGATAACAGCGTGGTGGTCCTCTACGGCGATCACCGGGGACTCCCGATCTTCTCACTGAAGGATGGGGATAAAGTCCTGCTGCAGGAAATCCTGGAGCATGATTATAATGAGCGTGATCTCATTAATGTCCCATTCATTATCTCCGCCACCGGTGTTACGACACCGGCACTGAAGGAGCAATTAGGCGGCCAGGTGGACATTCTTCCTACTGTCTCTAATCTGCTCGGTGTCCCGCTGGACTATCATATCCACTTCGGACAGGATTTGCTTAATCAGACAACATACAACCTGCTGCCGCAGCGCTATTATCTGCCTACGGGTTCCTTCGTTAATAATGAAGAGCTGTTTCTGTCCGGCAGCGGGTTCGAGGACGGCCAGCATTACACCCTGTCCGGTGACGGAACGGATCTGACTCAATCGACGGAGGATGAATTCACCCGGGCGCTGGAGC